The Thiorhodovibrio litoralis genome includes a window with the following:
- the dprA gene encoding DNA-processing protein DprA, whose translation MMAPAELGTADLRALIALVQTSGLGPRRIDRLLSRCGGAQAALSAGERLWRELGLPGEVVAALARPDWQRVDQTLDWAEQAGNWLLALSDPAYPSQLAEVAGAPTLLFGVGDLSVLQEPQLGIVGSRNPTSSGAETTREFAAALAALGLTITSGLAMGVDSAAHWGALSSGRTIAVLGTGPDRIYPSRNRDLAHRIAEAGALVTEFSPGVGPHASNFPRRNRIISGLSLGVLVTEAAPRSGSLITARHAVEQGRDVFAFPGSIHNPLARGCHALIRDGAKLIDSTDQLLEELLPQLKPLTDLAGASEGAASAADGLDADQRKLLELLGYDPISADELIARSGMPAREVSSTLLLLELEGLISAHPGGRYSRT comes from the coding sequence ATGATGGCTCCGGCGGAGCTAGGCACTGCCGATTTGCGGGCGCTGATCGCGCTGGTACAGACCTCAGGTCTTGGGCCGCGGCGCATCGACCGCCTGCTGTCGCGCTGTGGTGGCGCGCAGGCTGCTCTAAGCGCGGGCGAGCGTTTGTGGCGCGAGCTCGGCTTACCGGGCGAGGTCGTGGCTGCACTCGCCCGACCCGACTGGCAGCGAGTTGACCAGACGCTGGACTGGGCCGAGCAGGCGGGGAACTGGCTGTTGGCGCTCTCCGACCCGGCCTACCCATCCCAGCTGGCCGAGGTTGCCGGTGCGCCAACATTGCTGTTCGGCGTTGGCGATCTGTCTGTTCTGCAAGAGCCTCAGCTCGGCATTGTCGGCAGCCGCAATCCAACCAGCAGCGGTGCTGAGACCACACGCGAGTTCGCCGCTGCGCTGGCCGCACTGGGGCTGACGATCACCAGCGGGTTGGCCATGGGGGTCGACAGTGCCGCGCACTGGGGGGCTTTGAGTAGCGGGCGCACCATCGCCGTGCTCGGAACAGGGCCGGATCGCATTTACCCGAGCAGGAATCGCGACCTGGCGCATCGCATTGCCGAGGCGGGGGCACTGGTGACGGAATTTTCGCCCGGCGTGGGACCGCATGCCAGCAACTTCCCACGTCGCAATCGCATTATCAGTGGCCTGAGTCTGGGCGTGCTGGTCACCGAGGCCGCGCCGCGCAGCGGCTCGCTGATCACCGCCCGGCATGCGGTCGAGCAGGGGCGGGATGTGTTCGCGTTTCCTGGCTCCATTCACAACCCGCTGGCGCGTGGTTGCCATGCGCTGATTCGCGACGGCGCCAAGTTGATCGACAGCACCGATCAACTGCTCGAGGAGCTGCTGCCGCAGCTCAAGCCACTGACGGACCTTGCCGGGGCGTCCGAGGGCGCTGCGTCGGCGGCGGACGGTCTCGATGCCGATCAGCGCAAGCTGCTGGAGCTGCTTGGCTATGATCCGATCAGCGCGGACGAGCTGATTGCGCGCAGCGGGATGCCAGCGCGCGAGGTGTCTTCCACCTTGCTGCTGCTTGAGCTGGAAGGCTTGATCAGCGCGCATCCTGGCGGGCGTTACAGCCGCACGTGA
- a CDS encoding LysM peptidoglycan-binding domain-containing protein codes for MLAIVSAGAVELRPDHPERYTVKSGDTLWNIASRYLDAPWRWREIWQENPGVANPNLIYPGDVLTVTYHGGEPRVRVENGMRVVRLQPRVRTEQLDAAIPTIPVSAVGPFLSRPVVAEKEAIDAAPYVVGFPDNRALGGVGDMVFVRSIFAEPGTRWEILRPGKEFLDYETGERLGFEAAYVGSAELLQSGDPATLKITRMALQSAPGDRLRAAEQEKPLRAFIPRPVSEALRGHIISVMNGVSQIGQYDVVVIDRGSDNNVQVGDVFGVYRGGNLARDNVKSQKDEWNWRNDSPLKSEFWYGDWEITGWRRNQLDDNAPLPLHVEARKKTDNYVVPNLPAGTAMVFRTFPRVSFALIMTASAAIHVGNLVSAPPQ; via the coding sequence TTGCTGGCCATCGTTAGCGCTGGCGCGGTTGAGCTGCGACCGGATCACCCCGAGCGCTACACGGTCAAGTCGGGCGATACGCTCTGGAACATCGCCTCGCGCTATCTGGACGCGCCCTGGCGCTGGCGCGAGATCTGGCAGGAGAACCCCGGGGTGGCGAATCCCAATTTGATTTACCCGGGCGATGTGCTGACCGTCACTTACCACGGTGGCGAGCCGCGCGTGCGCGTGGAGAACGGCATGCGTGTGGTGCGCCTGCAGCCGCGGGTGCGCACCGAGCAACTCGACGCCGCCATCCCGACGATACCGGTCAGCGCCGTGGGGCCCTTCCTGTCGCGCCCGGTGGTGGCGGAGAAGGAGGCAATCGATGCTGCGCCCTATGTAGTCGGTTTTCCGGACAATCGCGCCCTCGGCGGCGTGGGCGACATGGTCTTCGTGCGCAGCATCTTCGCCGAGCCCGGAACGCGCTGGGAAATTCTCCGCCCCGGCAAGGAATTTCTCGACTATGAAACCGGCGAGCGCCTGGGCTTTGAGGCGGCTTATGTCGGCAGCGCCGAGCTGTTACAGAGCGGTGATCCGGCCACGCTGAAAATCACCCGCATGGCGCTGCAGTCCGCCCCGGGCGACCGTTTGCGCGCCGCTGAGCAGGAAAAACCACTTCGCGCCTTCATCCCGCGTCCGGTGAGCGAGGCGCTCAGGGGCCATATCATCTCGGTGATGAACGGTGTGTCCCAGATCGGTCAGTATGATGTGGTAGTGATCGACCGCGGCAGCGACAATAATGTTCAGGTGGGAGACGTGTTTGGTGTCTATCGCGGCGGCAATCTGGCGCGCGATAACGTCAAGTCACAAAAGGACGAGTGGAACTGGCGCAACGACAGCCCGCTGAAGTCAGAGTTTTGGTACGGAGACTGGGAAATCACTGGCTGGAGGCGCAATCAGCTCGACGATAACGCCCCGCTGCCGCTGCATGTCGAGGCGCGCAAGAAGACTGATAACTATGTCGTGCCCAATTTACCGGCAGGAACGGCCATGGTGTTTCGCACCTTCCCGCGGGTGAGCTTCGCGCTCATCATGACCGCGAGCGCCGCGATCCATGTCGGCAACCTTGTATCGGCGCCGCCGCAATAG
- the def gene encoding peptide deformylase yields the protein MAKLEILTFPDPRLRKHAETVAQVDQRVRDIVDDMLETMYAAPGIGLAAIQVGIAKRIVVIDISENHDTPVVLINPEIFAREGEEEMDEGCLSVPGYFETVQRAERVRVRALNRDGEPFELDADGLLAVCIQHEVDHLEGKLFVDYLSSLKRQRIRRKLEKEQRAPRQPPRPASTVAQQQATI from the coding sequence ATGGCGAAACTCGAAATCCTGACCTTCCCCGATCCCCGCTTGAGAAAGCATGCAGAAACCGTCGCGCAGGTCGACCAGCGCGTGCGCGACATTGTCGATGATATGCTCGAGACCATGTATGCCGCGCCCGGCATCGGCCTTGCGGCCATTCAGGTTGGCATCGCCAAGCGCATCGTCGTCATCGATATCTCGGAGAACCACGATACGCCGGTGGTGCTGATCAACCCGGAAATTTTTGCCCGCGAAGGCGAAGAGGAAATGGACGAAGGCTGCCTATCAGTGCCTGGCTACTTCGAGACCGTCCAGCGCGCCGAGCGCGTGCGGGTGCGCGCGTTAAACCGCGACGGCGAGCCGTTCGAGCTCGACGCCGACGGCCTGCTCGCGGTCTGCATCCAGCACGAGGTCGATCACCTTGAGGGCAAGCTCTTTGTTGATTATCTCTCGAGTCTCAAGCGCCAGCGCATCCGCCGCAAGCTCGAGAAGGAGCAGCGCGCGCCGCGCCAGCCTCCGCGCCCAGCCTCGACCGTGGCGCAACAGCAAGCCACCATCTGA
- the fmt gene encoding methionyl-tRNA formyltransferase, producing the protein MSAPKPPLLFAGTPEFARPALDALLAAGYPIASVYTQPDRPAGRGRKLQPSPVKQAALAAGLSVEQPTSFKDPSVIARLRDKQAELMVVIAYGLLLPPAVLDAPTLGCLNIHASLLPRWRGAAPIQRAILAGDSRTGVELMQMDQGLDTGPVFARAETEISASDTGRSLHDRLAALGAELLIDTLPDILAGRIQPQPQPAEGACYARKLAKDEALIDWTQNEVEIGRRIRAFNPWPVAQTRLGDETIRLWAAAPEPLSTAHAPGDILSADKSGILVATGSGALRILELQPPGKRAMSAADFLNARKIHGARFG; encoded by the coding sequence ATGTCCGCACCCAAACCGCCGCTGCTGTTCGCCGGCACGCCTGAATTCGCGCGACCGGCCCTCGACGCCCTGCTTGCCGCCGGCTACCCGATCGCATCGGTGTATACCCAGCCCGACCGCCCGGCTGGGCGCGGGCGCAAGCTGCAGCCAAGCCCGGTCAAGCAGGCGGCTCTCGCAGCCGGACTCAGCGTGGAGCAGCCCACCAGCTTCAAGGACCCGAGCGTGATCGCGCGACTCAGAGACAAGCAGGCCGAGTTGATGGTGGTGATTGCCTACGGGCTACTGCTGCCGCCAGCGGTCCTTGACGCGCCGACATTGGGCTGTCTGAACATCCATGCCTCGCTGCTGCCACGCTGGCGCGGCGCCGCCCCGATACAGCGTGCGATCCTTGCCGGCGACAGCCGCACCGGCGTGGAGCTCATGCAGATGGATCAGGGGCTGGACACCGGTCCAGTGTTCGCGCGGGCCGAGACCGAGATCAGCGCCTCCGATACCGGCCGCAGCCTGCACGACCGCCTCGCCGCCCTCGGTGCCGAACTGCTGATCGACACTTTGCCGGACATTCTTGCCGGACGAATCCAGCCGCAACCCCAACCGGCTGAAGGCGCCTGCTACGCGCGCAAGCTGGCTAAGGATGAGGCACTAATCGACTGGACCCAGAACGAGGTCGAGATCGGCCGGCGCATCCGTGCCTTCAATCCCTGGCCGGTGGCCCAAACCCGCCTCGGGGATGAGACCATCCGCCTGTGGGCCGCCGCGCCTGAGCCGCTGAGCACCGCGCACGCGCCGGGCGACATCCTCAGCGCCGACAAGTCCGGCATTCTGGTGGCCACGGGCAGCGGTGCCCTGCGCATCCTTGAACTGCAGCCACCCGGCAAGCGCGCGATGTCAGCGGCGGATTTTCTCAATGCCCGAAAGATTCATGGCGCACGCTTTGGCTAA